One stretch of Psilocybe cubensis strain MGC-MH-2018 chromosome 6, whole genome shotgun sequence DNA includes these proteins:
- a CDS encoding ERMES complex Ca(2+)-binding regulatory GTPase gem1 codes for MRRDVRILLVGDEGVGKSTIVTSLIKESFVPHVQHIVPEVTIPPEVTPENVTTYIVDSGAGPQDRVRLESEIRKAHVICVVYSIDNPGSFDRIPTYWLPHFRQLGVNVPVILVGNKIDLRGGEVTNEALEDEIVPIMNEFKEVETCVECSAKLPLNVSEVFYFAQKAVLHPTAPLYDSREHVLKPACIAALKRIFKLCDTNKDGILDAAELNEFQRKCFDAPLQQQELEGIRAMVSEHASGGVRAGGLTESGFLYLHTIFIQRGRLETTWTVLRKFGYGEDLRLSEGFLLPKFDVPADCSVELSPLGYKFFTDIFEVFDKDQDGALKESELEQVFSTSPGNPWAAQKFPDTTLSDETGAVTLQGWLAQWSMTTLLDHKTTLAYLAHLGYPTEPRTSALQITRARKLDRRKGRVQRNVFLCYVCGAAGAGKTALLRAFAGKGFKEEYEPTKKVVCAVNAVDIGGQEKYLVLQEFGSRYEPETLRNSKKMDLTDVIVYVHDSSDTNSFSYISNLRQQYSLDHIPTLFVATKSDLDLALQRHEVQPDVYCRRLGLQVPVAVSVKTGQTADVFHQICSIAMNPMSAIPGGADRAMTAAARLRMYVSVTAILGGCTAGLVMLVRTLMRPGGPGLPSWTPAWATWLLGGSRR; via the exons ATGCGAAGGGATGTCCGTATTCTTCTAGTCGGCGACG AGGGCGTAGGGAAGAGCACAATCGTCACCTCCCTCATCAAAGAGTCCTTCGTGCCCCAT GTCCAGCATATCGTGCCCGAGGTCACAATCCCGCCAGAAGTCACCCCGGAGAACGTCACCACGTACATTGTCGACTCGGGAG CCGGCCCCCAAGACCGCGTCCGCCTCGAATCCGAAATCCGCAAAGCCCACGTCATCTGCGTCGTCTACTCCATCGACAACCCCGGCTCCTTCGACCGCATCCCGACCTATTGGCTGCCGCATTTTAGACAGTTGGGTGTGAAT GTCCCAGTCATCCTAGTAGGCAACAAAATCGACCTGCGCGGGGGAGAAGTTACCAATGAGGCGCTCGAAGATGAGATTGTGCCGATTATGAATGAGTTCAAG GAAGTCGAAACATGCGTCGAATGCTCCGCCAAGCTGCCCCTCAACGTATCCGAAGTCTTCTACTTTGCGCAAAAGGCGGTGTTGCATCCTACGGCGCCGCTGTATGATTCGCGAGAGCAT GTCCTGAAACCGGCGTGTATAGCAGCGCTCAAACGGATTTTCAAGCTTTGTGATACGAATAAAGATGGGATTTTGGATGCGGCGGAGCTTAATGAGTTTCAG CGCAAATGCTTCGACGCCCCGCTCCAACAACAAGAACTCGAAGGGATCCGAGCAATGGTCTCCGAGCACGCCTCGGGCGGCGTCCGTGCAGGCGGCCTCACCGAATCAGGCTTCCTCTATCTTCATACGATATTCATACAGAGGGGGAGGTTGGAGACGACGTGGACGGTGTTGAGGAAGTTTGGGTATGGGGAGGATTTGAGGTTGAGTGAGGGGTTTTTGTTGCCTaa GTTCGATGTGCCGGCGGATTGTTCAGTCGAGCTGAGTCCGCTCGGGTATAAATTCTTCACGGACATTTTCGAAGTGTTCGACAAG GATCAAGATGGCGCGCTGAAAGAGTCGGAGTTGGAGCAGGTGTTCAGTACGTCGCCTGGTAACCCGTGGGCTGCGCAAAAGTTCCCGGACACGACGTTATCGGATGAGACGGGTGCTGTGACGCTACAAGGCTGGCTCGCGCAATGGAG CATGACGACGCTGCTAGACCACAAAACGACACTCGCCTACCTCGCGCATTTAGGCTATCCAACGGAACCGCGAACGTCGGCGTTGCAGATTACGCGCGCGCGTAAACTTGATCGGCGGAAAGGGCGCGTGCAGCGGAATGTGTTTTTGTGTTATGTGTGTGGTGCGGCGGGGGCAGGGAAGACGGCGCTCTTGAGGGCGTTTGCTGGGAAGGGGTTTAAGGAGGAGTATGAGCCTACGAAGAAGGTGGTTTGTGCGGTTAATGCTGTGGATATTGGGGGGCAGGAGAAGTATCTTGTT TTGCAGGAGTTTGGGTCGAGGTATGAACCCGAGACACTGCGCAACTCGAAAAAGATGGATTTGACGGATGTGATTGTGTATGTGCACGACTCGAGCGATACGAATTCGTTCTCGTATATCAGCAATCTACGC CAACAATATAGTTTGGACCATATACCTACGCTGTTTGTGGCGACGAAATCGGATCTTGATTTGGCGCTTCAG AGACATGAGGTGCAGCCGGATGTGTATTGCAGGCGGTTGGGGCTGCAGGTGCCTGTGGCTGTGAGTGTGAAGACGGGGCAGACGGCGGACGTGTTCCATCAGATATGCAGCATTGCTATGAACCC AATGAGTGCGATACCAGGAGGCGCCGATCGCGCGATGACGGCTGCCGCGAGGCTGCGGATGTATGTCTCTGTGACGGCGATTTTGGGCGGGTGCACGGCTGGGCTGGTGATGCTTGTGAGGACGCTCATGAGACCTGGTGGGCCCGGGCTGCCTAGCTGGACACCGGCGTGGGCGACGTGGCTCCTGGGAGGCAGTAGACGATAG
- a CDS encoding Cell division control protein 25, which translates to MHSRLAIDTTTGMSAGPSSAKLHHRQRSVSPTPGSAGPSNGFLHMQRGRSVSNASTASSLSIVSPTSSSTNASATSLKLPSSRQSSRSRSPSPAIDETVRLGPDYVLAMHDYSPQSQSATCLSFRTGQVIHVFNRDPSGWWDGELEGRRGWFPSNYVNADITPLTEEEPIGINSRGHSHSQSGSSATSWATVASKNHNTRHDRHEHNLSLSASSEQDPDDPYCPPLMIPLLHGLSLLQNAVRSNRIAHFQPSTACIISCVRAILASTETLQRDAPILQRFSVLAEERKQILTILANLVSQAKKASEGKLVGDAQESEVQKMLRLGGQVFSQVRSFLAVAVKCGVELPEEQESMRTATPASSAGQAYHADNDEHEDSPTKTPTQYRGRSTNPIVPRPGVRIAGPRSRERPPEPANSPGLARSLARARQEQYLLRDRGYMRHKSGPSVDSISSISSMSSQESIPTTPAPFPQGPSTAAQVMEALRFTHDHYLSTIAAFIGHAHSHSRTSYASSTGVLYDLVKEIVDMVCKLLTIVEAVMQHPDIPPNRVGNLRSAKEGLYNVTSSLAESVRLLTVSLPPTTSEEAEKQILLRSATGALKAGADCVAAVKVCLNRSVGDKPFIVNLPHVDSMISHPFTPIKPSMAAASSSSAGQLGGGTSNGYHLNGMEDEDLTIQAQTPSPVLRSREISSGSEFSTLSKSSYMHSDETRATSPDEGGQGKLAPVVASRTPIEPDLPSPTSLAHTDDDGTTWEGSLRGLPANDLEEKIIHGELSNVPFNPAPEFLQDPSSWMFGHDYSMDDVAYNSEGHLVGATMDVLVEKMTPHDSIVDPAFSAIFFMTFRLFSSPTELVDAIISRHNLQPPPGISNEDIHLWQQRKGIPVRLRVSNFIKMWVELYWRQGVDDVALSALTTFTRDGLGVLFPGPAKRILDLLEMRRQATDQTVSPKADRSRDPGMSINPPSTFVLNSEIPRPTMTKTLLVALRKKDFASIVITDFDALELARQLTIMECNLYCAIQPEEILESGQEGATRPVNVRAVSTLSTVITGWVAESILNEPDIKKRTSLVKFFVKVADRCTGLNNFSTSRSILAALDSSVISRLHQTWSGLSQKYKAQLESLRRLADHSRNYHEYRSKLRNTAPPAVPFLGLYLTDVTFCREGNPSHRASPTDPSKKLLNFNKYHKLARIVQDMQRFQAPYNLKAIPEVQEYLNVAFEKSKHHGDLQDLYRRSLLVEPKQSSDNPPTSDMRQLFNWATRSQSQATSSS; encoded by the exons ATGCATTCGCGTCTTGCCATAGACACGACCACCGGAATGAGTGCAGGACCATCTTCCGCTAAATTACACCATCGCCAGCGAAGTGTATCACCCACACCAGGTTCTGCAGGGCCCAGCAACGGTTTTCTCCACATGCAAAGAGGACGCAGCGTTTCTAACGCTTCAACCGCTTCCTCACTATCCATCGTTTCCCCAACGTCTTCGTCGACAAATGCATCTGCAACATCCCTCAAGTTACCATCTTCAAGACAGAGCTCGCGATCACGGTCACCTAGTCCTGCAATCGACGAAACGGTCCGGCTAGGGCCTGATTACGTTCTCGCAATGCACGATTATTCTCCTCAATCACAAAGTGCCACCTGTTTATCTTTTCGAACGGGTCAGGTCATCCATGTGTTCAACCGAGACCCAAGTGGGTGGTGGGATGGAGAATTGGAAGGTCGGCGTGGATGGTTTCCGAGCAATTATGTCAACGCAGATATAACACCTCTTACGGAGGAGGAACCTATAGGAATAAATTCT CGTGGTCACAGTCATAGCCAATCTGGATCTTCTGCGACATCATGGGCCACTGTAGCATCGAAAAACCACAACACACGACACGACCGCCATGAACATAATTTATCGTTGTCCGCTTCATCAGAACAGGACCCTGATGATCCATATTGTCCACCTCTTATGATTCCTTTATTGCATGGCTTGTCTCTTCTTCAGAACGCCGTGCGTTCTAATCGTATAGCCCATTTTCAACCGTCGACTGCATGTATCATATCTTGCGTCCGTGCTATTTTGGCCTCAACAGAAACCTTGCAGCGAGATGCCCCAATTCTACAGCGATTTTCGGTGCTAGCAGAGGAGCGCAAACAGATATTGACTATTCTAGCTAACTTGGTTTCTCAGGCCAAGAAGGCTTCTGAAGGCAAATTGGTTGGCGATGCTCAAGAAAGCGAAGTTCAGAAAATGTTACGGCTCGGAGGCCAAGTTTTTTCACAAGTGCGGTCATTTCTGGCGGTCGCGGTAAAATGTGGAGTAGAGCTCCCTGAAGAGCAGGAGTCTATGAGGACTGCCACCCCTGCCTCATCTGCTGGGCAGGCATATCATGCCGACAACGATGAACATGAAGATTCACCGACTAAAACCCCAACACAATATAGAGGTCGGTCAACGAATCCTATCGTGCCTAGGCCTGGCGTGCGGATAGCTGGCCCGCGCTCCAGAGAACGGCCCCCAGAACCTGCTAATAGTCCTGGATTGGCCAGATCATTAGCTCGTGCGAGACAAGAACAGTATCTTCTTCGAGATCGCGGCTATATGCGTCACAAATCAGGACCATCCGTTGATAGTATATCCTCAATATCCTCGATGTCGTCCCAAGAATCAATACCGACAACTCCAGCCCCGTTTCCTCAAGGCCCCTCAACTGCAGCTCAAGTGATGGAGGCTCTACGATTTACTCACGACCACTATCTATCTACTATCGCCGCTTTCATTGGACATGCACATTCTCATTCTCGGACATCGTACGCATCAAGTACAGGCGTGCTATATGACCTAGTCAAGGAAATCGTGGACATGGTCTGCAAACTGCTTACCATTGTAGAGGCAGTGATGCAACATCCTGATATTCCTCCCAACCGGGTGGGCAACCTCAGGTCCGCGAAGGAGGGACTTTACAACGTCACCAGCTCCTTGGCCGAGTCAGTAAGGCTTCTAACGGTTTCTCTCCCCCCTACCACATCAGAAGAAGCTGAAAAGCAAATTCTTCTACGATCAGCGACTGGGGCATTAAAAGCAGGGGCCGACTGTGTGGCAGCCGTAAAAGTCTGCCTTAATCGCTCTGTCGGCGACAAACCCTTCATCGTCAACTTGCCCCATGTTGACAGTATGATCTCCCACCCTTTTACCCCTATCAAGCCTTCTATGGCGGCAGCATCGAGTTCTTCTGCGGGTCAACTTGGCGGCGGTACTTCGAATGGGTACCATCTTAATGGCATGGAGGACGAGGACCTTACTATCCAAGCTCAAACGCCGTCGCCTGTTCTACGATCACGGGAAATTTCCTCCGGGTCTGAGTTTAGCACCCTCTCCAAGTCTTCGTACATGCATTCGGACGAGACACGTGCCACTTCACCAGATGAAGGGGGTCAGGGCAAGTTGGCTCCTGTTGTTGCATCCCGGACACCCATCGAGCCGGATTTACCTTCGCCTACTTCGTTGGCGCACACGGATGATGACGGTACGACTTGGGAAGGAAGCCTGCGAGGGCTCCCTGCGAATGACCTGGAAGAGAAGATCATTCATGGAGAACTGTCCAACGTGCCTTTCAATCCCGCTCCGGAATTTTTGCAGGATCCTTCCTCTTGGATGTTTGGGCATGATTATTCGATGGACGATGTAGCTTATAACAGCGAAGGTCATCTTGTGGGTGCGACAATGGACGTCCTAGTTGAGAAGATGACACCGCACGATAGCATCGTCGATCCGGCATTCTCTGCTATCTTCTTTATGACATTCAGATTGTTCTCTTCGCCGACCGAGCTGGTCGATGCTATTATTTCACGGCATAACCTCCAGCCACCGCCGGGTATATCAAATGAAGACATTCATTTATGGCAGCAGCGTAAAGGCATTCCAGTACGGCTGCGAGTGTCTAACTTTATTAAGATGTGGGTGGAGCTTTATTGGCGGCAGGGCGTCGATGATGTCGCGCTGTCAGCGCTGACGACGTTCACGCGCGACGGCCTGGGCGTTTTGTTTCCTGGCCCAGCGAAACGGATACTCGACCTTCTCGAAATGCGCCGACAGGCGACGGACCAAACTGTCAGCCCCAAGGCAGACCGGTCGCGCGATCCAGGGATGTCTATTAACCCCCCGTCGACGTTCGTTCTGAACAGCGAGATTCCACGGCCGACGATGACCAAGACGCTGCTGGTCGCGCTGAGGAAGAAGGACTTTGCGAGCATCGTGATCACCGACTTTGACGCGCTGGAGCTCGCGCGGCAGTTGACTATTATGGAGTGTAATCTGTACTGCGCCATTCAACCGGAAGAGATTCTGGAGAGCGGGCAGGAGGGCGCGACGCGGCCTGTCAATGTTAGAGCTGTGAGCACGCTGAGCACGGTCATCACTGGCTGGGTGGCAGAGAGCATCTTGAACGAGCCCGATATCAAGAAACGGACGTCGCTGGTCAAATTCTTTGTCAAAGTTGCtgat CGCTGCACGGGCCTGAATAACTTTAGCACGTCACGATCAATACTGGCGGCGCTGGATTCGTCTGTGATATCACGTCTGCATCAAACCTGGTCT GGCTTATCTCAAAAGTACAAGGCGCAGCTGGAGTCACTCAGAAGACTGGCTGATCACAGTCGGAACTACCACGAGTATCGCAGCAAACTACGTAACACGGCGCCCCCTGCTGTACCGTTTTTGG GTCTGTACCTTACTGATGTCACGTTCTGCCGCGAGGGCAACCCATCCCACCGCGCTTCGCCGACCGATCCGAGCAAGAAGCTCCTCAATTTTAACAAGTACCATAAACTTGCGAGGATTGTACAAG ATATGCAGCGGTTCCAGGCTCCGTATAATTTGAAAGCGATCCCGGAGGTGCAGGAGTATTTGAACGTGGCGTTTGAAAAGTCGAAGCATCATGGAGACTTGCAGGACCTGTATCGGCGCAG TTTGCTTGTTGAGCCGAAACAGTCGTCTGATAACCCGCCCACGAGCGATATGCGGCAGTTGTTTAATTGGGCGACGCGGTCGCAGTCGCAGGCTACGTCGTCTTCATag
- a CDS encoding Opioid growth factor receptor: MSIPRDVQEFLDEYPGVHDDPSCKANLDFYSNKLRCRPDNCTIEEIHVDWFGDYGKLESKHGYIQWLFPIREYGMNYESQPLQTHEIREMEADPAIIERVVQSYNLMLDFYGMRLVSAETGLLDRALPPRNYTARYQNLVRSSHNNLRISRILKCLSELGLEQFNAGFLLHVLNEQSESNQLNSWGIRSSMDRWWANCIRNEEERTWIGDLIKRVRSSEASDYVFTRADYEKAIQNRSETGRLGI, encoded by the exons ATGTCCATCCCAAGAGATGTCCAAGAGTTCCTTGATGAATACCCTGGTGTCCACGATGATCCCTCATGCAAAGCGAACCTCGATTTTTATTCGAACAAGCTCCGCTGTAGACCAGATAATTGTACCATCGAGGAAATACACGTAGA CTGGTTCGGCGATTACGGAAAATTGGAATCTAAGCATGGGTATATACAGTGGCT GTTCCCTATTCGCGAGTACGGGATGAACTATGAATCACAGCCTCTTCAAACTCATGAAATTCGGGAGATGGAGGCGGACCCTGCAATTATAGAACGAGTTGTGCAGTCGTACAATCTCATGCTTGACTTTTATGGTATGCGACTTGTTTCTGCCGAGACAGGACTTTTGGATCGAGCTTTACCTCCCCGGAATTACACTGCTCGTTATCAGAATCTCGTTC GCTCGTCCCACAACAACCTTCGTATTTCCCGTATTTTGAAATGCCTCTCTGAACTGGGATTGGAACAATTCAATGCGGGATTCTTGTTGCATGTATTAAACGAACAAAGCGAGTCAAATCAATTGAACTCCTGGGGAATTCGTAGCAGTATGGATCGTTGGTGGGCTAATTGTATTCGAAACGAAGAAGAGAGGACTTGGATTGGGGACCTCATCAAACGAGTCCGTTCGTCCGAGGCGAGCGACTACGTGTTTACACGGGCAGACTATGAGAAGGCCATTCAAAATAGGAGTGAGACAGGACGACTGGGAATCTAG